GCGGTCGATCGTTGTATGCCAATTGCAGACAACCTACACGAGTGTTTACTTCAAGTAAGGCCTCAATGGAATGAACTGATGCATGGCCGCATTGAGCTGGCACAATTTAAAGCTTTATGTCACCGCATTGATGGACTACTTGTTCAAGTAGAGGGTGATAGTACCGAACTGCGTGGACAACTGACTGAAATCTTGATGGCTCAAGACTTCCAAGACTTAACCGGCCAAATCATTGGTAAGGTTATCACTCTTGTCAATGAAGTCGAGGGTCGCTTAGTTGAGATCCTGACCGTGTTTGGTGCGGATCAAGCTAGCCAGAATAAAGAGACCGATAAAAAAGCGTCAACCGCACCTGAAGGGCCGATCATGAACCCTGAAGAGCGAGAAGATGCAGTGGCATCTCAAGATGAAGTCGATGACTTGTTATCCAGTCTTGGATTTTAAAGGTAACGTATGAGCTACGAATTAGACGAAGACATTCTTCAGGACTTTTTAGTCGAAGCGGGTGAGATTCTCGAACTACTTTCAGAACAGTTAGTAGAGCTTGAGAACAACCCTGATGATAAAGATCTACTAAATGCTATTTTCCGAGGTTTCCATACCGTTAAGGGTGGTGCAGGTTTCCTTGCACTGACTGAACTGGTTGATACCTGTCATGGCGCCGAGAATGTGTTCGACATTCTAAGAAATGGCCAACGTAGCGTAACATCAGGCTTGATGGATACCATGCTTCAAGCACTGGACACCGTTAACGTGCAGTTCCAAGCTGTTCAAAATAGGGAGCCTCTGGAGCCTGCTGAACAATCTCTACTTGATGAGTTGCATCGTCTATGTAAACCAGAATCAGAGGATGAGATTGTTGCTCCTGCAGCTGAAGCTCCTGCACCTGTAGTCGAACCTGTTGTTACACCTGAACCTGTAGCACCAGCGGATACGAATATTAATGCAGCATCTGTCGATGAGATTTCTCAAGATGAATTCGAAAGACTGCTAGATGAACTGCACGGTAAAGGTGGGTCACCGACAGCCGCACCAGTAGAACCGACACCGCCTCCAGCAGCGCCAGCGCCAACGGCAGATAGCGGTGACATCACTGACGATGAGTTTGAAAAACTGCTTGATGAGTTGCACGGTGCAGGCAATAGTCCATCTAACGCGACCTCAGCGCCACCACCTCCACCGCCAGTAGCACCCGTTGCCTCTGTTTCTGCAAGTGCAGATGGCGACGACTTAATGACGGATGAAGAGTTTGAAAAACTGCTAGACCAACTGCATGGTTCAGGTAATGGCCCATCAGCAGAAGAGTTAGATGTCGCGACCAAGCCTGCTGAAGTGAAACCAGCTCCGGCACCAGCAGCCGCTGCTGCACCGCAGCCTGTTTCAGCACCTACAGCGGTACAGACACCAGAGCCAGTGAAAGCGCCTGTTAAATCTGAAGCGAAAGCACCAGCGGCTAAGAAGCAACAAGCAGAAGCGACCGTACGTGTAGATACATCAACACTGGATACCATCATGAATATGGTTGGTGAGCTAGTATTGGTACGTAACCGTCTTGTGAGCTTAGGTTTGAACAGCAACGACGAAGAAATGTCGAAAGCGGTCTCTAACCTAGATGTTGTTACTGCAGACCTACAAGGCGCGGTAATGAAAACGCGTATGCAGCCAATTAAGAAAGTATTTGGCCGTTTCCCGCGCGTTGTCCGTGACTTGGCTCGTAGCTTGAAGAAAGACATTGTACTTGAGATGCGCGGTGAAGAGACCGACCTTGATAAAAACCTAGTTGAGGCTCTTGCGGATCCATTAATTCACTTGGTTCGTAACTCGGTTGACCACGGCATTGAAATGCCTGAAGCTCGTGTAGCTGCGGGTAAGCCTCGCACTGGTAAAGTGATTCTATCGGCTTCACTAGAGGGCGATCATATTGAGCTAGCTATCGTTGATGATGGCGGTGGTATGGACCCTGACAAGCTTCGTGCAATTGCGGTGAAACGTGGATTGATGGATGAAGATGCAGCCTCTCGTCTATCAGACAAAGAGTGTTTCAACCTGATTTTCGCTCCGGGCTTCTCAAGTAAAGAGCAAATTTCAGATATCTCTGGCCGTGGCGTCGGCATGGATGTCGTAAAAACGGCGATCAACACGCTGAATGGCTCTATCGATATCGACTCTGAAATGGGTAAAGGAACTAAGATCACTATCAAAGTTCCACTGACGCTAGCAATTCTACCAACATTGATGGTAGGTGTAGCCGGTCACCCATTCGCATTGCCATTAGCATCCGTGAATGAAATCTTCCACTTAGATCTAAGCCGTACCAATGTCGTTGATGGTCAGTTGACGATCATTGTTCGTGATAAATCGATTCCGCTGTTCTACTTACAGAACTGGTTGGCACCGAAATCAGGCATCGTTGAGCTACGTAAAGGTCATGGTCACGTGGTTATTGTACAGCTAGGAAGTCAACGTGTTGGCTTTGTGGTTGATACTTTGATTGGCCAAGAAGAAGTGGTAATTAAACCTCTAGATAACTTGCTGCAAGGCACACCAGGTATGGCAGGTGCGACGATCACCAGTGATGGTCATATCGCTCTTATCTTAGATGTACCCGATCTACTGAAGCAGTACGCAGCAGCGTCTAGAATTTAATTTAAGGATAAATATGGCGATTAAAGTATTAGTCGTTGATGATTCGAGTTTTTTCCGTCGTCGAGTAAGCGAGATCATTAATTCAGAGGCGCGCCTAGAGGTCATTGATGTTGCTGTAAACGGCAAAGAAGCGGTTGAAAAAGCCAAAAGGCTAAGACCTGATGTCATCACAATGGACATTGAAATGCCCGTTATGGATGGCATTACTGCCGTCCGTGAAATCATGGCAGCAACACCAACGCCAATTCTGATGTTCTCTTCACTGACACACGATGGTGCGAAGGCGACGCTGGATGCGTTGGATGCAGGCGCCCTAGACTTTTTGCCGAAAAAGTTCGAAGACATTGCTCGAAATCGTGATGAAGCCGTATCACTGCTGCAGCAGCGTGTGATTGAGATTGCATCGAAGCGTGCATTACTAAGACGCACCGCTTCGATTACTCGCCCCGTGACGCCAGTTGCTTCAACCACAGCATCTACAGTCTCTTCATTGCGCCAACCTGCTGCGTCAGTTAAGCCTGTGGCAGCTAAGTTCCGTGCATCGGGCAAGAAATATCAATTGACGGCTATTGGTACGTCGACTGGCGGTCCAGTGGCACTTCAGAAGATTCTGACGCGCATACCTGCCAATTACCCACATCCAATTGTGTTGATTCAGCATATGCCGGCAACCTTTACCGCGGCATTTGCGAGTCGCTTGAATACCTTGTGTAAGATTGAAGTGCGTGAAGCTCAAGATGGCGACATCTTAAAACCAGGCGTTGCGTATTTGGCACCAGGCGGTAAACAGATGATGATAGATGGTCGTCCGGGTTCTGCTCGACTGCGTATCATCGATGGTGGCGATCGTATGAACTACAAACCGTGTGTGGACGTAACTTTCGGTTCTGCTGCAAAGATCTATCACGATAAAGTGCTGTCTATGGTACTTACCGGGATGGGTGCAGACGGTCGTGAGGGTGCACGCATGCTTAAATCTGCAGGTTCAACTATCTGGGCACAAGATGAAGAGAGCTGTGTGGTGTATGGTATGCCTCAAGCCGTTGCTAAAGCGGGCATTTCAACTGAAGACCTTCCTCTTGAGCGAATCGCCGAGAGAATGTTGGTTGAAGTTGGCTTAGCTTAGGTAGCGCATCATGATTGTTTGGAGTGTTGCAAACCAGAAAGGTGGTGTAGGTAAAACTACAACAACGGTGACTTTAGCTGGGCTTTTGAGCCAAAAAGGTCACCGCGTTTTGTTGGTCGATACCGATCCACATGCATCACTGACAACGTATCTGGGTTACGACTCAGATACCGTTGAATCCAGTTTATTTGACCTGTTTCAGTTGCGTGAATTTACGCCTGAAACAGTCGCACCTTTGACTCTGCAAACAGAGGTTGAGGGTATCGACATCATACCCGCGCACATGTCTTTGGCCACCTTAGACAGAGTGATGGGAAACCGTAGCGGTATGGGCTTGATTTTAAAGCGCGCACTGGCAGCGGTGAAAGATGACTATGATTACGTGTTGATTGACTGCCCACCTATTCTTGGTGTGATGATGGTGAACGCGTTAGCAGCCAGCGATCGCATTTTGATCCCAGTGCAGACAGAGTTCTTGGCAATGAAAGGTCTTGAACGAATGATCCGAACACTGACCATCATGCAGAAGTCTCGCAAAGCGCCATTTAAAGTTACGATTGTTCCGACTATGTACGACAAACGCACCAAGGCGTCGCTGCAAACATTAACTCAGTTAAAAGATGACTATCCGAATCAGGTGTGGACATCAGCAGTACCGATCGACACCAAGTTTAGAGATGCAAGTTTGAAGCGTTTACCAGCGTCTCATTTTGCATCTGGCAGTCGTGGCGTATTTGCGTATAAGCAGCTGCTTATCTATCTCGAGAGGCTGGGTATTAATGAGCTCCAGTAAAGAATCAACTATCGAGCAAGGCAGCTTATCAAGCGAACAAGCCCTAGATGATTATTTCACAGCTTTGCTTGATGAAAGCTTTGAAACCGAAGAGATTTGGGTTGACGACGAGGTCATAGAACAACAACCTAAAGAGCCAGAGCCAGAGCCAGAGCCAGAGCCAGAGCCAGAGCCAGAGCCAGAGCCAGAGCCAGAGCCAGAGCCAGAGCCAGAGCCAGAGCCAGAGCCAGAGCCAGAGCCAGAGCCAGAGCCAAAATTGGCGGAATATTCGAGTTACTCTGAGATTCGCTCGGCTGAGTTTGAAGTCCCAAATCTTGAGGACGTTCAAAAGCTACTCAGCCAGCTGGAATCAACCAATCTTGTTGAAGAGTTAAATCTCGACGACTTAATGGATCAGAACACGCAGCAAATTGCGCTCCATTCAACGACCACGGTTGATATGCCTGTGGAAACGGATTTGGCACCTAAGATGGAAGTGGCTTCGCCAACTCTAGAATTGGAAACGCCAGAACCAACAATGGTAGAGCAACAAGCTGAAGAAGAGATTCAAAGCTGGGACATCGAAGAGCCTCAAGCCTTCACAGAGCCTGTCTATCAGCCGAGTGTTGAAGCTGTTGAAGAGACGGTTGCTGTAGAGGAAGATTTAGAAACGGCAGAGCAAGCAGTTGAGCTTGAAACTCAAGCGGGTGGGGCTAATCACTTCACTTCGTGGGAGAGCACAGTTCGTAGTGAAGATTTCCAAGTTCTCTACTTTGATGTGAATGGTGTGACTTTCGCTGTCCCACTGGATGAACTTGGCGGCATACACCGTCTAGAAGAGTTGAGTCACCTAATTGGTCGCCCTGCTTGGTATTTAGGCCTTCAATCTAATAGAGATAGTCAATTAGATGTGGTGGATACCGCAAAATGGGTGATGTCTGAGAAGTTAACCAGTGACGAATACAAAGAAAACTATCAATATATAGTGATGCTTGGTGAGAGCATGTGGGGGCTGGCGAGCACAGAGCTCAAAGGTACCGAGCTCTTAAATACAGATAAAGTACGCTGGCGAGAAATGGCGGGCAAACGTCCGTGGCTCGCGGGTATGGTTAAAGAAAAAATGTGTGCTTTGATTCATGTTGAAGCATTGATCGCCATGCTAAATGCAGGGTTAGATGTAAAAGCATTAGATTAATAATAGTGAGCCGGTAACGGCGGCAAGAGGATTAAATATGTCTCAATTGAGTGAAGTTGAAGTAAGAAAAGATCAAACGAATGATGAAGTACTTCAATGGGTGACATTCCAACTTGAGGAAGAAACTTACGGCATCAATGTAATGCAGGTGCGCGAAGTTCTTCGTTATAGTGAGATTGCTCCAGTACCAGGCGCTCCAGACTACGTACTGGGTATTATCAACCTACGTGGTAACGTGGTAACCGTTATCGATACACGTTCACGTTTTGGCCTAATGCAAGGCGAGATCACTGACAACACTCGTATTATCGTTATCGAATCAGAACGCCAAGTGATTGGTATCCTAGTGGATAGCGTGGCAGAGGTTGTTTACCTTCGTTCTTCTGAAATCGATACTACGCCAAGCGTTGGTACTGATGAAAGTGCTAAGTTCATTCAAGGTGTGAGTAACCGTGACGGCAAGCTTCTGATCTTGGTTGACTTGAATAAGCTACTAAGCGAAGACGAATGGGATGAGATGGCTCACCTGTAATGTTTGAAGCGCTTCCTTTAAGCCCAGCTGCTCTGATTATTGGCGTTGGGTGTTTTACGCTATTTATCGTCGTGCTACTGGGCAAAGTGAAACGTGTCCTTCAAAAGCAGCTCGACCACTCTCGCGCGCAAGTTCGTAGCTTGGAAAAAGAGCTTCAAAAATCGAACAAGCAGTTGCTAGAGGTGCGTTCTGTTGTGGTTGGTCTTGGCCAGAAAGTGACAGAGCAAGAAGATGTGATTAAGCATCTAAATGAGCGTATTGTTGAGTTAGAGCATGCTGACACTGACGGCAGACTCTACACTCGAGCGACAAAAATGGTTCAACTTGGGGCTGGAATAAACGAGCTTATTGAAGAGTGTGAATTGCCAAAAGCAGAAGCTGAGTTAATGATGTCTTTACAGAATAAATTAGCGGGCAAAGAGAAAATTCCATCTCTTAGTAGCAACCCATCCTCTTACGATGAGCAACGTAAGCCTTACGACCGTCGTAAGCCACCACGTCGCTAAAAATAAGTTAAGCGCGAAATCGCGAATCAAAAAAAGAAGCTCAGGCTTCTTTTTTTGTTTCTGAAGTTTACGAATTGTGAAATTTTACTTATAAAACGCTGTGTCTAAGTATTTGTATCTCTGAGGTATTATGATTTAAACATAATATATGTAAATTTTGACACAGCGTTAACAGTTTCTTACTGAGTTTGTTCTTTCGCAAAGACCTATACCTATTTTGTCACCATAATGGTGTGCTACTATACCCCTCTTATTATTGGACCTATATTTCCTATGTTAGAAGTCTCAAATTTAACCGCTATTCGTGACGAAAGAGTTCTCTTTGAATCTCTGTCTTTTCAACTTAAAGCTGGCGAACTCGTTCAGGTTGAGGGAAGGAATGGTACAGGCAAGACGACACTACTTAGGATCATCACCGGATTAGGCGATCGAGACGAAGGCACCATTTCATGGGATGGCCAGTCCATAGAGTCCAATCGCGATGCTTACCATCAAAACCTACTGTTTCTTGGACACCAAACCGGTGTCAAGCGTGAGCTCAGTGCTTACGAGAACTTAAGCTTTTACCAATCTATTCATAGTGGTAAGGCAAGCAAAGAAGAGCTTTATGGTGCTCTTGCTCAGGTCGGTTTGGCTGGGCGAGAAGATGTCCCAGCAGGACAGTTGTCCGCAGGTCAGCAGCGCCGCGTAGCATTGGCTCGTTTATGGTTAAGTAAACAGATGTTGTGGATCTTAGATGAACCATTAACAGCAATTGATAAGCAGGGTGTGAAAGTTCTCGAGAGTTTGTTTTCGCAACATGCAGACAACGGCGGAATTGTGCTTCTCACAACGCACCAAGATATGTTCGCTGACAGCCCGAAACTAAGAAAAATAAAGCTGGGTGAATAATATGATCACTTCAATGACAATGATTATCCGACGTGAGCTTCTTATTGCGTTTCGTCGTCAGGCCGATATTTTCAACCCGTTGTGGTTCTTTATTATCGTCATCACCCTATTTCCTTTGAGTATTGGTCCGGAGCCAAACCTTCTTGCGCGTATCTCTGCGGGTATCGTTTGGGTGGCTGCTCTGTTATCAGCTCTGCTCTCACTTGAGCGTCTATTCCGTGATGATTTTCAGGATGGGGCACTAGAGCAGATGATGCTCATGCCCATCCCGTTGCAGTTGGTAGTATTGTCCAAGGTCATAGCACACTGGTTATTGACTGGTTTACCATTAATTTTAATTAGTCCACTTTTGGCTGTTCTACTATCGCTGGATTTTGATACATGGCTTTCGGTGGTGTTGACTCTGTTGGTCGGCACGCCCGCGTTGAGCTTTATTGGTGCTATTGGTGTAGCACTTACGGTTGGGTTGCAAAAAGGGGGCGTGCTGTTGAGTTTGCTTATTCTACCGCTTTACATCCCAATTTTGATTTTTGCGACCTCGGCAATTGATGCGGCAGCACTAGGTGTTGCGTATAACGGTCAATTGGCCGTGTTAGGTGCGATGCTCATGGGTGCGATGACATTAACGCCTTTTGCGATTAGTGCAGCATTACGTGTGAGCGTGAACTAATTAAATAGATTGCGGTGTGAACTAATTGACACCATTGGACTCCTAGAGTCGCCATACGGAATGCAACCGTAAATAAATTATAATAACTATAGCTTTAATAGCTGTAAGTAATATGAAGTAAGAGTGAGATTACAACATGTGGAAATGGCTCCATCCCTACGCCAAAGCGGAAACCTCTTATCAGCTTGCTGGTAAGCTTCTGCCATGGTTCTCAGTTCTAGCACTATTTTGTCTATCCGTTGGTACCGTTTGGGGGCTTGCATTTGCCCCTTCAGATTATCAACAAGGCGATAGCTTTAGAATTATCTACATTCACGTTCCGTCAGCGATTTGGTCGATGGGTGTCTACATGTCGATGGCGATCGCAGCCTTTATCGGCCTTGTATGGCAGGTGAGATTGTCGGATATGGCATCTCTGGCAATGGCGCCAATCGGTGCTGTGTTTACTTTTATTGCGCTTTTGACTGGTGCAGTTTGGGGTAAGCCGATGTGGGGCGCTTGGTGGGTATGGGACGCTCGTTTAACATCCGAACTGATCTTACTATTTTTGTACTTGGGTGTTATCGCTCTACACCACGCTTTTGATGATCAGAAAACAGCGGCAAAGGCAGCAGGTATTCTTGCGATTGTCGGTGTGATTAACCTACCTATTATTCACTTCTCAGTAGAGTGGTGGAACACACTGCACCAAGGTGCAACGATCACTAAATTCGATAAGCCATCGATCTCAAGCGATATGTTGTGGCCACTGCTTCTCAATATTTTCGGTTTTGCATTCTTCTTCGGCGCTGTGTTGATGGTTCGTTTCCGTAATGAAATCATCAGCAAAGAGGGTCATCGTCCGTGGGTCCGCAAATTAGCGGCCGAAAAAGCGTAATCGGGGTAGGTAATTATGTATTTTGAATCTCTTAGTGATTTCTTTGCGATGGGCGGTTACGCCTCTTACGTTTGGAGTGCATTCGGAATCACTTTTCTTGCGATGATCATCCTGCTGGTAGTCAGCGTTCGTCGCGGTAAACAATTGCTCAATGAAGTACAAGCTAAAGTTGATCGTCAGGCGCGAATCGACGCAGCGAAAAAAATGGAGAACACTCTATGAACCCAAGGCGTAAAAAGAGACTGGGGATTGTCCTAGCTATTTTTATTGGTATTAGTGCAACGGTCGGCTTGATGGTTTATGCACTGAATCAAAACATGGATCTGTTCTACACACCAACGGAATTGGTAAACGGTAAAGATGGCCATAAGCCAGAAGTAGGTCAACGCCTGCGTATTGGCGGCATGGTTGTTGTTGGCTCTGTGAAGCGTGATAACGAATCTTTGCGCGTGAGCTTCGATTTAGCGGATGTTGGCCCTAAGGTAACCATTCTTTACGATGGTATTCTTCCTGATCTTTTCCGTGAGGGACAAGGTATTGTTGCTCAGGGCGTTTTGAAAGATGCGACGACTATCGAAGCGTTTGAAGTTCTAGCGAAGCACGACGAAGAGTACATGCCTTCTGAAGTTGCTGAAGCGATGAAAAAGACACATGAGCCTTTGCAATACTCGACTGAACAAAAAGAAGGAAGTGCTAAATGATAGCCGAGATCGGCCACTTTGCCATGATCCTATCGCTAGGGTTGGCATTGTTGCTGAGTGTGCTCCCACTCTATGGAGCTGCTCGCAACAACACTTTGTTGATGAACAGTGCTCGCCCGCTTTCTTGGGGCATGTTCATCTTCCTAGCGATTTCGTTTTTTATTCTATGTTACGCGTTCTATACCAACGACTTTACGGTTCAGTATGTAGCGAGTAACTCCAACAGCCAGCTACCTTGGTACTACCGTATTACGGCGGTATGGGGTGCACACGAAGGCTCGCTGCTGCTTTGGGTATTAATCCAAGCGGGTTGGACTGTTGCGGTAGCGGTGTTTAGCCGTGGTATGCCACAAGAGTCGGTAGCGCGTGTTTTGGCGATCATGGGTCTGATTACTGTCGGCTTCCTGCTGTTCATCATTGTGACCTCGAACCCGTTCCTGCGTACTTTGCCATTCTTCCCAGTTGACGGTCGTGACCTAAACCCGCTTCTTCAAGATCCAGGTTTGATCATTCACCCACCAATGCTTTACATGGGCTACGTAGGCTTTTCGGTTGCATTCTCTTTTGCTATTGCATCTCTAATAAGTGGTCGTTTGGATACGGCATGGGCGCGTTGGTCTCGCCCTTGGACAATTGCGGCTTGGCTCTTCCTAACGCTAGGCATCGCACTGGGTTCATGGTGGGCTTATTACGAACTAGGCTGGGGCGGCTGGTGGTTCTGGGATCCAGTAGAAAACGCATCATTCATGCCTTGGCTAGCGGGTACTGCACTAATGCACTCTCTCGCTGTGACAGAGAAGCGCGGTACATTTAAAGCTTGGACAGTACTGCTGGCAATCTCAGCATTCTCGTTGAGCTTACTGGGTACTTTCTTGGTTCGTTCAGGTATCTTGGTATCGGTTCACGCCTTTGCATCGGATCCTGCTCGCGGTATGTTTATCTTAGGCTTCTTAGTCTTTGTTATTGGTGGTTCTTTACTCCTGTTTGCTGTGAAAGGCGCAGCAGTACGAGTTCGTGGTAACTTCGATCTGGTGTCTCGCGAGAACTCACTGCTTGCGAATAACGTGCTACTTATTGCCGCGCTGGTGGTGGTACTCGTCGGTACATTGCTACCACTTGTGCACAAACAGATTGGTCTTGGTTCAGTCTCTATCGGTGCTCCATTCTTCGATATGCTGTTCTTCTGGCTGATGATTCCATTCTCATTCCTACTTGGTATCGGTCCACTGATCCGTTGGAAACGCGACAACTTGTCTAAGCTCGCGAAACCGATGGTTGTATCCGGTGTGCTGTCACTTGGTTTGAGCTGGTTGATGGTAAGCTTACTGGCTGAATACTTCAGCGGTACGGCGTTTGCTGGTTGGCTAATGGCGTTCTGGATTATCTTCATGCACGGTTT
The Vibrio pelagius genome window above contains:
- a CDS encoding protein phosphatase CheZ, whose amino-acid sequence is MISLEQAKKLVELLENDEQQQADSLVRSMYEENVGLQDNPMLQEIGSLTRDLHDSLTQFNLDERISVIANDEIPDARDRLQYVIDKTEVAANKTMDAVDRCMPIADNLHECLLQVRPQWNELMHGRIELAQFKALCHRIDGLLVQVEGDSTELRGQLTEILMAQDFQDLTGQIIGKVITLVNEVEGRLVEILTVFGADQASQNKETDKKASTAPEGPIMNPEEREDAVASQDEVDDLLSSLGF
- a CDS encoding chemotaxis protein CheA; translated protein: MSYELDEDILQDFLVEAGEILELLSEQLVELENNPDDKDLLNAIFRGFHTVKGGAGFLALTELVDTCHGAENVFDILRNGQRSVTSGLMDTMLQALDTVNVQFQAVQNREPLEPAEQSLLDELHRLCKPESEDEIVAPAAEAPAPVVEPVVTPEPVAPADTNINAASVDEISQDEFERLLDELHGKGGSPTAAPVEPTPPPAAPAPTADSGDITDDEFEKLLDELHGAGNSPSNATSAPPPPPPVAPVASVSASADGDDLMTDEEFEKLLDQLHGSGNGPSAEELDVATKPAEVKPAPAPAAAAAPQPVSAPTAVQTPEPVKAPVKSEAKAPAAKKQQAEATVRVDTSTLDTIMNMVGELVLVRNRLVSLGLNSNDEEMSKAVSNLDVVTADLQGAVMKTRMQPIKKVFGRFPRVVRDLARSLKKDIVLEMRGEETDLDKNLVEALADPLIHLVRNSVDHGIEMPEARVAAGKPRTGKVILSASLEGDHIELAIVDDGGGMDPDKLRAIAVKRGLMDEDAASRLSDKECFNLIFAPGFSSKEQISDISGRGVGMDVVKTAINTLNGSIDIDSEMGKGTKITIKVPLTLAILPTLMVGVAGHPFALPLASVNEIFHLDLSRTNVVDGQLTIIVRDKSIPLFYLQNWLAPKSGIVELRKGHGHVVIVQLGSQRVGFVVDTLIGQEEVVIKPLDNLLQGTPGMAGATITSDGHIALILDVPDLLKQYAAASRI
- a CDS encoding protein-glutamate methylesterase/protein-glutamine glutaminase; the protein is MAIKVLVVDDSSFFRRRVSEIINSEARLEVIDVAVNGKEAVEKAKRLRPDVITMDIEMPVMDGITAVREIMAATPTPILMFSSLTHDGAKATLDALDAGALDFLPKKFEDIARNRDEAVSLLQQRVIEIASKRALLRRTASITRPVTPVASTTASTVSSLRQPAASVKPVAAKFRASGKKYQLTAIGTSTGGPVALQKILTRIPANYPHPIVLIQHMPATFTAAFASRLNTLCKIEVREAQDGDILKPGVAYLAPGGKQMMIDGRPGSARLRIIDGGDRMNYKPCVDVTFGSAAKIYHDKVLSMVLTGMGADGREGARMLKSAGSTIWAQDEESCVVYGMPQAVAKAGISTEDLPLERIAERMLVEVGLA
- a CDS encoding ParA family protein: MIVWSVANQKGGVGKTTTTVTLAGLLSQKGHRVLLVDTDPHASLTTYLGYDSDTVESSLFDLFQLREFTPETVAPLTLQTEVEGIDIIPAHMSLATLDRVMGNRSGMGLILKRALAAVKDDYDYVLIDCPPILGVMMVNALAASDRILIPVQTEFLAMKGLERMIRTLTIMQKSRKAPFKVTIVPTMYDKRTKASLQTLTQLKDDYPNQVWTSAVPIDTKFRDASLKRLPASHFASGSRGVFAYKQLLIYLERLGINELQ
- a CDS encoding chemotaxis protein CheW, with amino-acid sequence MSSSKESTIEQGSLSSEQALDDYFTALLDESFETEEIWVDDEVIEQQPKEPEPEPEPEPEPEPEPEPEPEPEPEPEPEPEPEPEPEPEPKLAEYSSYSEIRSAEFEVPNLEDVQKLLSQLESTNLVEELNLDDLMDQNTQQIALHSTTTVDMPVETDLAPKMEVASPTLELETPEPTMVEQQAEEEIQSWDIEEPQAFTEPVYQPSVEAVEETVAVEEDLETAEQAVELETQAGGANHFTSWESTVRSEDFQVLYFDVNGVTFAVPLDELGGIHRLEELSHLIGRPAWYLGLQSNRDSQLDVVDTAKWVMSEKLTSDEYKENYQYIVMLGESMWGLASTELKGTELLNTDKVRWREMAGKRPWLAGMVKEKMCALIHVEALIAMLNAGLDVKALD
- a CDS encoding chemotaxis protein CheW translates to MSQLSEVEVRKDQTNDEVLQWVTFQLEEETYGINVMQVREVLRYSEIAPVPGAPDYVLGIINLRGNVVTVIDTRSRFGLMQGEITDNTRIIVIESERQVIGILVDSVAEVVYLRSSEIDTTPSVGTDESAKFIQGVSNRDGKLLILVDLNKLLSEDEWDEMAHL
- a CDS encoding DUF2802 domain-containing protein, producing the protein MFEALPLSPAALIIGVGCFTLFIVVLLGKVKRVLQKQLDHSRAQVRSLEKELQKSNKQLLEVRSVVVGLGQKVTEQEDVIKHLNERIVELEHADTDGRLYTRATKMVQLGAGINELIEECELPKAEAELMMSLQNKLAGKEKIPSLSSNPSSYDEQRKPYDRRKPPRR
- the ccmA gene encoding cytochrome c biogenesis heme-transporting ATPase CcmA; the encoded protein is MLEVSNLTAIRDERVLFESLSFQLKAGELVQVEGRNGTGKTTLLRIITGLGDRDEGTISWDGQSIESNRDAYHQNLLFLGHQTGVKRELSAYENLSFYQSIHSGKASKEELYGALAQVGLAGREDVPAGQLSAGQQRRVALARLWLSKQMLWILDEPLTAIDKQGVKVLESLFSQHADNGGIVLLTTHQDMFADSPKLRKIKLGE
- the ccmB gene encoding heme exporter protein CcmB gives rise to the protein MITSMTMIIRRELLIAFRRQADIFNPLWFFIIVITLFPLSIGPEPNLLARISAGIVWVAALLSALLSLERLFRDDFQDGALEQMMLMPIPLQLVVLSKVIAHWLLTGLPLILISPLLAVLLSLDFDTWLSVVLTLLVGTPALSFIGAIGVALTVGLQKGGVLLSLLILPLYIPILIFATSAIDAAALGVAYNGQLAVLGAMLMGAMTLTPFAISAALRVSVN
- a CDS encoding heme ABC transporter permease, encoding MWKWLHPYAKAETSYQLAGKLLPWFSVLALFCLSVGTVWGLAFAPSDYQQGDSFRIIYIHVPSAIWSMGVYMSMAIAAFIGLVWQVRLSDMASLAMAPIGAVFTFIALLTGAVWGKPMWGAWWVWDARLTSELILLFLYLGVIALHHAFDDQKTAAKAAGILAIVGVINLPIIHFSVEWWNTLHQGATITKFDKPSISSDMLWPLLLNIFGFAFFFGAVLMVRFRNEIISKEGHRPWVRKLAAEKA
- the ccmD gene encoding heme exporter protein CcmD; translation: MYFESLSDFFAMGGYASYVWSAFGITFLAMIILLVVSVRRGKQLLNEVQAKVDRQARIDAAKKMENTL
- the ccmE gene encoding cytochrome c maturation protein CcmE, with product MNPRRKKRLGIVLAIFIGISATVGLMVYALNQNMDLFYTPTELVNGKDGHKPEVGQRLRIGGMVVVGSVKRDNESLRVSFDLADVGPKVTILYDGILPDLFREGQGIVAQGVLKDATTIEAFEVLAKHDEEYMPSEVAEAMKKTHEPLQYSTEQKEGSAK